The Terriglobia bacterium genome window below encodes:
- the rpsR gene encoding 30S ribosomal protein S18 yields the protein MADETNRSQAPAGADGGEPSAAVAAAPTRGPRPQRSGGPREGGRKYFRRKKVCKFCVEKIDSINYKDVRLLGQFVAESGKIVPRRLTGVCTPHQRRLSTAIKQARNIALLPFAGRA from the coding sequence ATGGCAGACGAAACAAACCGTAGCCAGGCTCCGGCAGGAGCCGATGGCGGAGAACCAAGCGCAGCCGTAGCGGCAGCGCCGACGCGCGGCCCGCGTCCGCAGCGTTCCGGCGGTCCTCGTGAAGGCGGCCGCAAGTATTTCCGGCGCAAGAAAGTGTGCAAGTTCTGCGTCGAGAAGATTGACTCGATCAACTACAAAGACGTCCGGCTGCTGGGGCAGTTCGTGGCGGAGAGCGGCAAGATTGTGCCGCGGCGCCTGACCGGCGTGTGCACGCCGCACCAGCGGCGGCTTTCCACGGCGATCAAGCAGGCGCGAAACATCGCGCTGCTGCCGTTTGCGGGCCGCGCCTAA
- the rpsF gene encoding 30S ribosomal protein S6, whose translation MQRTYELMFIVRSDMAEEDLDKLISTLESQVSTAGGTLRNVERMGKRRLAYLVRGFQDGMYVLFTMEGSGQVVRELERRLRVAEPVIKFITVRVDEEQKRLAKIKALRDAKVKAKPAPEAEAGSEAAPATA comes from the coding sequence ATGCAACGTACCTACGAACTGATGTTTATCGTGCGGTCCGACATGGCCGAGGAAGACCTGGACAAACTGATTTCCACCCTGGAATCGCAGGTGAGCACCGCCGGCGGGACGCTGAGGAACGTGGAACGCATGGGCAAGCGGCGGCTGGCGTACCTGGTGCGCGGCTTCCAGGACGGCATGTATGTGCTGTTTACCATGGAAGGCAGCGGGCAAGTGGTCCGCGAGTTGGAGCGCCGCCTGCGCGTCGCCGAGCCGGTGATCAAGTTCATCACCGTGCGCGTGGACGAAGAGCAGAAGCGGCTGGCCAAGATCAAGGCCTTGCGCGACGCGAAGGTGAAGGCGAAACCCGCGCCGGAAGCAGAGGCGGGCAGCGAAGCGGCGCCGGCAACGGCGTAA
- the pth gene encoding aminoacyl-tRNA hydrolase: MKLVVGLGNPGIEYQFTPHNLGFLAVDRLAEQYGAEVNNRRCRALTGKTRIGPEEVVLAKPETYMNLSGLAVRELASELEVEPTRDLVVIYDELDLPWGTIRVRQRGGTAGHNGLESVVNALGTQEFLRIRLGIGPEFPVNDGAKYVLSQLKKSQYEVVDQELDAAAEAVKVIFSEGAAAAMNRFNRKASGAAADE; the protein is encoded by the coding sequence ATGAAGCTGGTCGTGGGACTTGGAAATCCCGGTATCGAGTACCAGTTCACGCCGCACAACCTCGGGTTCCTGGCGGTGGACCGACTGGCCGAGCAGTACGGGGCTGAGGTCAACAACCGGCGCTGCCGGGCGCTGACCGGGAAAACGCGCATCGGTCCGGAAGAAGTGGTGCTGGCCAAGCCCGAGACGTACATGAACCTGAGCGGGCTGGCAGTGCGAGAGTTGGCTAGCGAGCTCGAAGTGGAGCCGACACGCGACCTGGTGGTGATTTACGACGAGCTCGATCTGCCCTGGGGCACGATTCGTGTCCGGCAGCGCGGCGGGACGGCGGGGCACAACGGGCTGGAGTCGGTGGTGAACGCGCTGGGGACGCAGGAGTTTCTGCGCATCCGGCTGGGAATCGGCCCGGAGTTTCCGGTGAACGACGGCGCCAAGTACGTGCTGTCGCAGTTGAAGAAGTCGCAGTACGAGGTGGTGGACCAGGAACTGGATGCCGCCGCCGAAGCAGTGAAGGTGATCTTCAGCGAAGGCGCCGCGGCGGCGATGAACCGGTTTAACCGAAAGGCAAGCGGCGCGGCTGCGGACGAATGA
- a CDS encoding 50S ribosomal protein L25 produces MATTTEPNVVEAQVREAKGKNVARRVRKSGKVPAVVYGAGKPPVSVSVDPKQITRILHSESGYNTIFDLHLDGERSKAMIVEWQWEPIRGALLHLDLKRIAMDQRLKVKVPIALKGEAAGVKQQGGILDQVLREVEVECLPGDIPSHVDADVSHLVFGEVLRVSDLPVDRGKVRMITPADQVVAHVTSVKEEAAPTPEAVAAEAAVTPAEPEVIKKGKQETAEEGAEVAPEKAEKPEKGEKKEKK; encoded by the coding sequence ATGGCTACAACAACAGAACCCAACGTAGTGGAAGCACAGGTGCGGGAGGCGAAGGGGAAGAACGTCGCGCGCCGCGTGCGCAAGAGCGGGAAGGTGCCCGCCGTGGTGTATGGCGCCGGCAAACCGCCGGTGTCGGTGAGCGTGGATCCAAAGCAGATCACGCGCATTCTGCACTCGGAGTCGGGATACAACACGATTTTCGATTTGCACCTGGACGGCGAGCGCAGCAAGGCGATGATCGTCGAGTGGCAGTGGGAGCCGATCCGGGGAGCGCTGCTGCACCTGGACCTGAAGCGCATTGCCATGGACCAGCGCCTGAAGGTGAAGGTACCGATCGCGCTGAAGGGCGAAGCGGCGGGCGTGAAGCAGCAGGGCGGAATTCTAGACCAGGTGCTGCGCGAAGTCGAAGTGGAGTGCCTGCCGGGCGATATTCCGAGCCACGTCGACGCCGACGTTTCGCACCTGGTGTTCGGCGAGGTGCTGCGCGTGAGCGACCTGCCGGTGGACCGCGGCAAAGTGCGTATGATCACGCCGGCCGACCAAGTGGTGGCTCACGTTACGTCGGTGAAGGAAGAAGCTGCGCCGACTCCGGAAGCCGTGGCCGCCGAAGCTGCCGTCACGCCGGCCGAGCCCGAGGTTATCAAGAAAGGCAAGCAGGAAACGGCCGAGGAAGGCGCCGAGGTTGCTCCGGAAAAGGCCGAGAAGCCGGAAAAGGGCGAGAAGAAGGAGAAGAAATAG
- a CDS encoding ribose-phosphate pyrophosphokinase, with amino-acid sequence MQTGHKPSQAVNPTEMRTAASNVMATTVATTTQRKEDAATQAKVRKPERARSDDRLKIFCGTANPALADEICAFLGIPRGQTQITRFSDGEHYVQILENVRGADVFVLQPTCHPVDSHLMELLLMIDALKRASARRITPVIPYYGYARQDRKDKPRSPISSKLVADLLTTAGADRALIVDLHAPQIQGFFNIPVDHLFASPVLVGYYRERAYPDLTVVSPDAGGVERARFFAKKMDSALAIVDKRRVEMDVTEVMHVIGDVKGRTCLLLDDIIDTAGTLVKTANALLESGAKKVVACATHPVLSGPAIERISQSPLEQVVVTNTIPLSEAGRNEPKIKVLSIAGLIARAIQSIHEETSVSRLFT; translated from the coding sequence ATGCAGACGGGACACAAGCCGAGCCAGGCAGTCAATCCCACTGAGATGCGTACAGCAGCGAGCAACGTGATGGCGACAACGGTGGCAACGACCACGCAAAGGAAAGAAGACGCCGCGACGCAGGCGAAGGTGCGCAAACCGGAGCGCGCGCGCAGCGACGACAGGCTGAAGATTTTCTGCGGCACGGCCAACCCGGCGCTGGCAGACGAAATCTGCGCGTTCCTCGGCATTCCGCGCGGGCAGACGCAGATCACGCGCTTCTCCGACGGGGAGCACTACGTGCAGATCCTGGAGAACGTGCGCGGGGCGGACGTTTTCGTGCTGCAGCCCACGTGCCACCCGGTGGATTCGCACCTGATGGAGCTGCTGCTGATGATTGACGCGCTGAAACGCGCCTCGGCGCGGCGCATCACGCCGGTGATCCCGTATTACGGCTACGCGCGCCAGGACCGCAAGGACAAGCCGCGGTCGCCGATCAGTTCGAAGCTGGTGGCGGACCTGCTGACCACCGCGGGCGCCGACCGCGCGCTGATCGTGGACCTGCACGCACCGCAAATCCAGGGGTTTTTCAACATCCCGGTGGACCATTTGTTCGCCTCGCCGGTGCTGGTGGGCTACTACCGGGAGCGGGCGTACCCGGACCTGACGGTGGTGTCTCCGGACGCGGGTGGCGTGGAGCGCGCCCGGTTCTTCGCCAAGAAGATGGATTCGGCGTTGGCCATCGTGGACAAACGGCGGGTGGAGATGGATGTGACCGAGGTGATGCACGTGATCGGCGACGTGAAGGGCCGCACGTGTTTGCTGCTCGACGACATCATTGACACTGCGGGCACGCTGGTGAAGACGGCCAACGCGCTGCTGGAAAGCGGCGCGAAAAAGGTGGTCGCATGCGCCACGCATCCGGTGCTGTCGGGGCCGGCAATCGAGAGGATTTCGCAGTCGCCGCTGGAGCAGGTGGTGGTGACGAATACCATCCCGCTGAGCGAGGCGGGGCGCAACGAACCGAAGATCAAGGTGCTGTCCATCGCGGGGCTGATCGCGCGGGCGATCCAGTCCATCCACGAGGAGACCTCGGTCAGCCGGTTATTTACCTAG
- the ispE gene encoding 4-(cytidine 5'-diphospho)-2-C-methyl-D-erythritol kinase has protein sequence MPTAARAYAKINLGLYIGPVRGDGFHELRTVYQTIDVFDVIRVSASSGTGIEICCQHPQVPQDENNTCWRVVERVMRTLKQRRRVLIQIEKNLPVQGGLGAGSSDAAAAMLALERELGIPLAAEDKRSIAAEIGSDVPLFLVGGTVLGMGRGEQVAPLPDLPPLALVIATPNVGVSTPQAFADWDARMNSEQAALTPGSVASRMDLFSRALFAWLAGSLSGVPVKDRDRGETLLLDLVRAGIENDFERVVFPQCPELREVKRVLEREGAKYASLSGSGSAVYGIFESPEMAERTAPALKARGMEAKAARTLGRTEYWRQMFE, from the coding sequence ATGCCGACCGCTGCGCGCGCTTACGCCAAAATCAATCTCGGGCTGTACATCGGGCCGGTGCGCGGCGACGGCTTCCACGAACTGCGCACGGTGTACCAGACGATCGACGTCTTCGACGTCATTCGGGTAAGCGCAAGTTCCGGCACCGGCATCGAGATCTGCTGCCAACATCCGCAAGTGCCGCAGGACGAAAACAACACCTGCTGGCGCGTGGTAGAGCGGGTGATGCGCACGCTGAAGCAACGGCGGCGGGTGTTGATCCAGATCGAAAAGAATTTGCCGGTGCAGGGCGGGCTGGGCGCGGGGTCGTCGGACGCGGCGGCGGCCATGCTGGCGCTGGAGCGCGAGCTGGGTATACCGCTGGCGGCGGAAGACAAGCGGTCGATCGCGGCCGAGATTGGCAGCGACGTGCCGCTGTTTCTGGTCGGCGGCACGGTCTTGGGCATGGGACGCGGCGAGCAGGTGGCGCCGCTGCCGGACCTGCCGCCGCTGGCGCTGGTGATCGCCACACCGAACGTCGGAGTGTCCACGCCCCAGGCTTTCGCCGACTGGGATGCGCGGATGAACAGTGAGCAGGCGGCGTTGACGCCCGGGTCCGTGGCCAGTAGAATGGATCTGTTCAGCCGGGCGCTGTTTGCCTGGCTGGCGGGTTCCCTATCCGGTGTTCCTGTCAAAGACAGGGACCGTGGCGAGACACTGCTTCTCGACCTTGTCCGAGCCGGGATCGAAAACGACTTCGAGCGCGTCGTCTTTCCCCAGTGTCCCGAACTGCGCGAGGTGAAACGTGTCTTAGAGCGCGAAGGCGCGAAGTACGCGTCGCTGTCGGGTTCGGGGTCGGCGGTGTACGGGATCTTCGAATCGCCGGAAATGGCGGAGCGAACAGCGCCGGCACTGAAGGCACGGGGAATGGAGGCCAAGGCGGCAAGGACGCTGGGCCGGACAGAGTACTGGCGGCAGATGTTTGAATGA
- the ruvB gene encoding Holliday junction branch migration DNA helicase RuvB, protein MAWLLVSSYYRRTVATSKENPDRIVSAAPVDDDASYELKLRPRRLQEFIGQSKVKENLAVAIEAARSRAEALDHVLLYGPPGLGKTTLATIIANELGAQFQQTSGPALQIKGDLTAILTNVREKQVLFIDEVHRLQPVLEELLYSALEDYKLDIIIGQGPSARTHTIEVQPFTFVGATTRAGLLSSPLRSRFGIVLRLEFYTHEDLRVIVKRSAEILGVQIDHDGALEIASRARGTPRIANRLLRRVRDYAQVRGGGHIDRATAEAALQMLEVDRHGFDEIDRKLLLTIINKYEGGPVGVNTLAAALAEEPDAIEEIYEPFLIQIGFLNRTPRGRTVTHLAYEHFGLKPGQRQNTLF, encoded by the coding sequence ATTGCGTGGCTGCTAGTTTCGTCTTACTATCGCCGCACAGTGGCTACATCCAAGGAAAACCCAGACCGCATTGTTTCCGCCGCCCCGGTGGACGATGATGCGTCGTACGAACTGAAGCTGCGGCCGCGGCGGCTGCAGGAATTCATCGGCCAGTCCAAGGTCAAGGAAAACCTGGCGGTGGCGATCGAGGCGGCGCGCTCGCGCGCCGAGGCGCTGGATCACGTGCTGCTGTATGGGCCGCCGGGGCTGGGGAAGACGACGCTGGCCACGATCATCGCCAACGAGTTGGGGGCGCAGTTTCAACAGACTTCGGGGCCGGCGCTGCAAATCAAGGGCGACCTGACCGCCATCCTCACCAACGTCCGCGAAAAACAGGTGCTGTTCATTGACGAGGTGCACCGGCTGCAACCGGTGCTGGAGGAACTGCTGTACTCGGCGCTGGAAGACTACAAGCTGGACATCATCATCGGGCAGGGACCGTCGGCGCGGACGCACACCATCGAGGTACAGCCGTTCACCTTTGTCGGGGCGACGACGCGGGCGGGGCTGCTGTCGTCTCCGCTGCGCTCGCGGTTCGGGATCGTGCTGCGGCTGGAGTTTTACACGCATGAGGATCTGCGGGTCATCGTCAAGCGCTCGGCGGAGATTCTGGGAGTGCAGATCGACCATGACGGCGCGCTGGAGATTGCGTCGCGGGCAAGGGGGACGCCGCGGATTGCCAACCGGCTGCTGCGGCGGGTGCGCGACTATGCCCAAGTGCGCGGTGGAGGGCACATTGATCGCGCGACGGCCGAGGCGGCGCTGCAGATGCTCGAAGTGGACCGCCACGGGTTCGACGAGATTGACCGCAAGCTGCTGCTGACGATCATCAACAAGTATGAGGGCGGTCCGGTGGGGGTAAATACGCTGGCGGCGGCGCTGGCCGAGGAGCCGGATGCGATCGAAGAGATCTACGAGCCGTTTCTGATTCAGATCGGGTTTCTGAACCGCACGCCGCGCGGGCGCACCGTGACGCACCTGGCGTACGAGCATTTCGGGCTGAAGCCGGGACAGAGGCAGAACACTCTGTTCTAG
- a CDS encoding prepilin-type N-terminal cleavage/methylation domain-containing protein, producing the protein MRKAKGFSLIELLIVVAIILIIAAIALPNLLRARIAANEASAVASLRTISTAETTYASTYPTIGYTCSLTELGPPAGGSPISSSGAGILDSVLSTGQKAGYNFGLQDCAGTPRANYTSTAAPINIGGTGTRAFCSATPGVINFSGDGLVATCLASGTVIQ; encoded by the coding sequence ATGAGGAAAGCAAAGGGATTCTCGCTGATCGAGCTGCTGATCGTGGTGGCGATCATCCTGATCATCGCCGCGATCGCCCTTCCCAACCTTTTGCGCGCGCGCATCGCCGCCAACGAAGCGTCGGCGGTGGCTTCCCTGCGCACCATCTCCACCGCCGAGACCACGTATGCGTCGACTTATCCCACTATTGGCTACACTTGCTCGCTGACCGAGCTGGGTCCGCCCGCCGGGGGTAGCCCCATCAGTTCCAGCGGAGCCGGTATCCTGGACAGTGTGCTGTCCACCGGCCAGAAGGCGGGTTACAACTTTGGCCTGCAAGACTGCGCCGGAACGCCTAGGGCCAACTACACTTCCACGGCAGCACCGATCAACATCGGCGGCACTGGGACCCGGGCTTTCTGCTCCGCCACCCCGGGTGTGATCAATTTCTCCGGCGACGGCCTGGTCGCGACTTGTTTGGCGTCGGGCACCGTGATCCAGTAG
- the fusA gene encoding elongation factor G → MKVYEGANVRNVAVVGHGHAGKTQMISAMLYTAGATPKLGRVDDGSTTTDFDEEAIARQMTISSAVAYAEWKGTKINFIDTPGFNMFVHEAKMAMPAVEGVVVAVDGVGGVEVVTEKTWQYAEEYNLPRVIVGSRMDRERADAERMLGSAVAAFGRTAIAVQLPIGSEKNLTGVVDLVRMRAFSYEMGGNGQGKDGEIPANLKDAANSAHERLVELIAEGDDALMEEFFDKSTISEEHLLAGLRKAVEARRIYPVLYTSGLGNIGADRLLQFIADYLPAATQRPPVEALPSSGNGAPPARKVADREPVSALVFKTLNDPFAGRISYFKVYSGVLKNDATLQNITRSSPEKLAHVSVMQGKNMVPVNELHAGDLGAVAKLRDTLTGDTLGDKASPIQYAQVKLPEPAITFAIEPKTRADEDKLSNGIAKLREEDAMLRFFRDEQTKEFLIAGTGQQHIEVTVSKLKKRFHTEVNLKAPKVPYRETIRGRADVQGRHKKQTGGHGQFGDCRIKMEPLPRGANFEFVNEIFGGAIPRNFIPAVEKGIVEAAQRGFLAGYPVVDFKVVLYDGSYHDVDSNELSFKTAGRIAFKKAMEQAKPTLLEPIMKVEIEIPDEFAGAIMGDLNGRRGRIQGMDNKAGKTVIKAEVPMAEMLTYGVDLTSMTQGRGSFNMEMDHYDIVPTQQQEKIIENYKKSRGEETEEEE, encoded by the coding sequence GTGAAAGTTTATGAAGGCGCAAACGTGCGCAATGTGGCGGTGGTGGGCCACGGCCACGCGGGCAAAACGCAAATGATCTCCGCCATGCTGTATACCGCGGGCGCGACGCCGAAGCTGGGACGGGTGGACGACGGCAGCACCACCACCGATTTCGACGAAGAAGCGATCGCGCGGCAGATGACGATCTCCAGCGCGGTGGCGTACGCCGAGTGGAAGGGCACGAAAATCAATTTCATCGACACGCCGGGGTTCAACATGTTCGTGCACGAGGCCAAGATGGCGATGCCGGCGGTCGAGGGCGTGGTGGTGGCGGTGGACGGCGTCGGCGGGGTGGAGGTGGTCACCGAGAAGACCTGGCAGTACGCCGAGGAGTACAACCTGCCGCGAGTGATCGTCGGGTCGCGCATGGATCGCGAGCGCGCGGACGCCGAGCGCATGCTGGGGTCGGCGGTGGCCGCGTTCGGGCGGACGGCGATCGCGGTGCAACTTCCCATCGGCAGCGAGAAGAACCTGACCGGGGTGGTGGATCTGGTGCGGATGAGGGCGTTCAGCTACGAGATGGGCGGCAACGGGCAGGGCAAGGACGGCGAAATCCCGGCGAATTTGAAGGACGCAGCGAACAGCGCGCACGAAAGGCTGGTGGAGTTGATCGCCGAGGGCGACGACGCGCTGATGGAAGAATTTTTCGACAAGAGCACGATCAGCGAAGAGCACCTGCTGGCGGGGCTACGCAAGGCGGTAGAGGCGCGGCGGATTTACCCGGTGCTGTACACCTCGGGTCTGGGGAATATCGGGGCGGACCGATTGCTGCAGTTCATCGCGGATTATTTGCCGGCGGCGACGCAGCGTCCGCCGGTGGAAGCGCTGCCGAGCAGCGGCAATGGGGCGCCGCCGGCGCGCAAGGTGGCGGACAGGGAACCGGTGTCGGCGCTCGTGTTCAAGACGCTGAACGATCCGTTTGCGGGGCGCATTTCGTATTTCAAGGTCTATTCAGGCGTGTTGAAGAACGACGCGACGCTGCAGAACATCACCCGGTCGAGCCCGGAAAAGCTGGCGCACGTGTCCGTCATGCAGGGCAAGAACATGGTGCCGGTGAACGAACTCCATGCCGGCGACCTGGGCGCGGTGGCCAAGCTGCGCGACACGCTGACGGGCGACACGCTGGGCGATAAGGCGTCGCCGATCCAGTATGCGCAGGTGAAGCTGCCGGAGCCGGCGATCACGTTCGCCATCGAGCCGAAGACGAGAGCCGATGAAGACAAGCTGTCGAACGGCATTGCCAAGCTGCGCGAGGAGGACGCCATGCTGCGCTTCTTCCGCGACGAGCAGACGAAGGAGTTTTTGATCGCGGGCACGGGACAGCAGCACATCGAAGTGACAGTCTCGAAACTGAAGAAGCGCTTTCACACGGAGGTAAACCTGAAGGCGCCCAAGGTGCCGTACCGGGAGACGATCCGCGGACGGGCGGATGTGCAGGGACGTCACAAGAAGCAGACGGGCGGACACGGCCAGTTCGGCGACTGCCGGATCAAAATGGAGCCGCTGCCGCGGGGAGCGAATTTCGAGTTTGTGAACGAGATATTCGGGGGCGCGATTCCGCGGAACTTCATTCCGGCGGTGGAGAAGGGCATCGTGGAGGCGGCGCAGCGCGGCTTCCTGGCCGGCTACCCGGTGGTGGACTTCAAGGTGGTGCTGTACGACGGGTCCTATCACGATGTGGATTCCAACGAATTGTCGTTCAAGACGGCGGGGCGGATCGCGTTCAAGAAGGCGATGGAGCAGGCCAAGCCAACGCTGCTGGAGCCGATCATGAAGGTGGAAATCGAGATTCCGGACGAGTTTGCGGGCGCCATCATGGGCGACCTGAACGGGCGGCGCGGGCGCATTCAGGGCATGGACAACAAGGCCGGCAAGACGGTGATCAAGGCTGAGGTGCCGATGGCCGAGATGCTCACCTACGGCGTGGACCTCACCTCCATGACGCAGGGCCGCGGGTCATTCAACATGGAAATGGACCACTACGACATCGTGCCGACGCAGCAGCAGGAGAAGATCATCGAGAATTACAAGAAGTCGCGCGGCGAGGAGACGGAGGAGGAGGAGTAG